One part of the Marinobacter sp. M3C genome encodes these proteins:
- a CDS encoding MATE family efflux transporter, whose protein sequence is MSQLATNTSTDASLPRQLYNMTWPMLFGVLSLMTFQLTDSAFIGQLGRDPLAALGFTIPMQQLVSGMYVGLGIATTAVISRTLGLNNNDRARQLGGLVVIIGAALVLALCLLVWFGQQPILTLLGAEPELWPVIRQYWAPWLIAAWIGAMVYFGYSLCRSHGNTKLPGAVMVATSLLNIGLDWLYIFYFGWGLPGAAWATATAFGLGALVIYPLLLKRGWLGFDLAGLQLARAARQLGGIMAPAMISQMMPPMAAVLATALVASFGSTAVAAWGLGSRLEFFSIVVVLALTMSMPQMIGRMLGRGEIEDVRRLVRLAVRFLVVWQLAIGLLWLLGSGLVTELFTTDAQVQSILASYLWRVPLSYGGLGACMLMVSVCNALGLPLRALVISTLRLFVCYLPMLWLGSQLNGIPGLMTGALVGNLLAGMIAWQLYRAGMARLSAKSRQEPGEITARNAG, encoded by the coding sequence GTGAGCCAATTAGCCACCAACACCAGCACCGACGCCAGCCTGCCTCGCCAGCTTTACAATATGACCTGGCCGATGTTGTTCGGCGTGTTATCGCTGATGACCTTTCAGCTTACTGACAGCGCGTTTATAGGCCAGCTTGGCCGCGACCCGCTCGCGGCGCTGGGTTTTACCATTCCCATGCAGCAACTGGTCAGTGGCATGTATGTCGGCCTGGGCATTGCCACCACCGCCGTAATTTCGCGCACCCTGGGTCTGAACAACAACGATCGCGCGCGCCAATTAGGCGGACTGGTAGTCATAATTGGCGCTGCCTTGGTGCTGGCGCTGTGCCTGCTGGTGTGGTTCGGTCAGCAACCGATTCTGACCCTGCTGGGCGCCGAGCCTGAACTATGGCCTGTTATTCGCCAATACTGGGCGCCTTGGCTGATTGCAGCCTGGATCGGCGCCATGGTGTATTTCGGTTACAGCCTGTGCCGCTCCCACGGCAACACCAAACTGCCCGGCGCGGTTATGGTGGCCACCAGCCTGCTAAATATAGGGTTAGACTGGCTGTACATCTTTTATTTCGGCTGGGGCCTGCCCGGCGCGGCCTGGGCCACCGCCACCGCCTTCGGCCTGGGCGCTCTGGTGATCTATCCGCTGCTGCTCAAGCGCGGCTGGCTGGGGTTTGATCTGGCCGGCCTGCAGCTGGCCCGTGCTGCGCGCCAGCTAGGCGGCATTATGGCGCCGGCCATGATCAGTCAGATGATGCCGCCAATGGCCGCGGTGCTGGCCACAGCGCTGGTCGCCAGTTTTGGTTCTACCGCCGTAGCGGCCTGGGGGTTGGGGTCGCGGCTGGAGTTTTTCTCGATTGTGGTGGTGTTGGCGCTGACCATGTCGATGCCGCAAATGATCGGGCGCATGCTGGGCAGGGGTGAAATAGAAGATGTCCGTCGCCTGGTGCGCCTGGCCGTGCGGTTTCTGGTGGTCTGGCAGCTGGCTATTGGCCTATTGTGGCTGCTGGGATCCGGCCTGGTGACCGAATTGTTCACCACCGATGCACAGGTGCAAAGCATTCTGGCCAGCTATCTATGGCGGGTACCGCTGAGCTACGGTGGGCTGGGCGCCTGCATGCTGATGGTGTCGGTGTGCAACGCCCTGGGGCTGCCGCTGCGGGCGCTGGTAATTTCCACCTTGCGACTTTTCGTGTGTTACCTGCCCATGCTCTGGCTGGGCAGCCAGCTTAATGGAATTCCCGGCCTGATGACCGGCGCGCTGGTGGGCAATCTGCTGGCCGGCATGATCGCCTGGCAGCTTTACCGTGCCGGTATGGCAAGGCTATCCGCAAAAAGCAGGCAAGAACCCGGCGAAATAACTGCCCGTAATGCCGGTTAG
- the tpx gene encoding thiol peroxidase: MSNVTLGGDAVELSGNFPQPGETVQPFTLTNNSLEDVKLGSWDGKRKILSIFPSIDTGVCAASTRKFNEKAADLDNTVVLVISADLPFAFARFCGAEGLDKVISLSSFRNYSFQQDYGVAMQTGPLAGLCARAVIVLDENNKVLHSELVGEIKDEPNYDAALNAL, translated from the coding sequence ATGAGCAACGTAACACTTGGCGGCGATGCCGTAGAATTGAGCGGAAACTTTCCCCAACCTGGCGAAACCGTCCAACCTTTTACTCTGACCAACAACAGCCTGGAAGACGTCAAACTCGGCAGCTGGGACGGCAAGCGTAAAATTCTGAGCATTTTCCCCAGCATTGATACCGGCGTGTGCGCTGCATCTACCCGCAAATTCAATGAAAAGGCCGCTGATCTCGACAACACCGTGGTGTTGGTGATTTCCGCAGACCTGCCCTTTGCCTTTGCCCGTTTCTGTGGCGCCGAAGGCCTGGACAAAGTAATTTCCCTGTCCAGCTTCCGCAACTACAGCTTTCAGCAGGACTACGGCGTCGCTATGCAAACCGGCCCGTTAGCAGGTTTGTGCGCCCGCGCGGTGATTGTTCTAGACGAGAACAACAAGGTACTGCACAGCGAACTGGTTGGCGAAATCAAAGACGAGCCCAACTACGACGCCGCTCTGAACGCTCTGTAA
- a CDS encoding multidrug effflux MFS transporter — translation MLALTSIWTTILLAAAVALGPLATDMYLPALPQIGSDLNASIGDVQLTLSFYLAGFAMAQLFCGPLADRFGRKPIMIAGFFIFALASIGCARATNVDSLMLFRFLQALGGSAGPVLGRAAVRDIYTPQQSTRIMAILASIMALAPALAPTIGGVMVTHLGWASIFYVLAGYALAMMAIVAIGIPEPMRPEYRQPLRPASLLKNYRLIGSDISFLGYTLTNSLMYSSLFAFISGSSFVLIDFLGVSPQHFGLYFAFVVAGYIVGNLLAVRLGKRLLPDQILLRGILLATTGGTVMASLALAEIYSVWAVMLPQAVILCGTGMVLPQTMAGALANFPRMAGSASSLFGFAQMTIAAGSGALVGYLHDGTSLVMALVIALSTFAALASYVLLVQRFPAPGFEAEARV, via the coding sequence ATGCTTGCCTTAACCAGTATCTGGACCACCATATTATTAGCTGCCGCGGTGGCACTGGGGCCATTGGCAACCGATATGTACCTGCCGGCACTGCCGCAGATTGGCAGCGACCTGAACGCCAGCATCGGCGATGTCCAGCTTACCCTGAGCTTTTATCTGGCCGGTTTTGCCATGGCGCAGTTGTTTTGTGGCCCCTTGGCCGACCGCTTTGGCCGCAAACCCATCATGATTGCCGGTTTTTTTATATTTGCCCTCGCCAGTATTGGTTGTGCTCGCGCCACCAACGTTGACAGTCTAATGCTGTTTCGCTTTTTGCAGGCGCTTGGGGGTTCGGCTGGCCCGGTACTGGGGCGCGCCGCGGTGCGCGATATTTATACACCACAACAATCGACCCGCATCATGGCCATTCTGGCCAGTATTATGGCCCTGGCCCCGGCGCTGGCTCCCACCATTGGCGGCGTAATGGTTACCCATCTGGGTTGGGCATCGATTTTTTACGTGCTGGCCGGTTACGCCCTGGCGATGATGGCCATTGTGGCTATCGGCATACCCGAGCCCATGCGCCCGGAATACCGCCAGCCACTGCGGCCCGCATCACTGCTGAAGAACTATCGCCTGATTGGCAGTGACATCAGTTTTCTGGGTTATACCCTGACCAACAGCCTGATGTATTCAAGCCTGTTCGCCTTTATTTCCGGCTCGTCTTTCGTACTCATCGACTTTCTGGGGGTGTCACCACAACATTTCGGGCTCTACTTTGCCTTTGTGGTGGCCGGCTACATCGTGGGCAACCTGCTGGCGGTGCGCTTGGGCAAACGCTTGTTACCAGATCAGATTTTACTGCGTGGTATTTTGTTGGCTACGACCGGTGGCACCGTTATGGCATCATTGGCACTGGCTGAGATCTATTCAGTATGGGCGGTTATGTTGCCCCAAGCGGTGATTCTGTGCGGCACCGGTATGGTACTGCCACAAACCATGGCCGGCGCACTGGCAAACTTCCCGCGCATGGCCGGCTCCGCCTCTTCCCTGTTTGGCTTCGCACAGATGACCATAGCCGCCGGTTCCGGCGCTCTGGTAGGCTACCTGCACGATGGCACGTCACTGGTGATGGCGCTGGTGATTGCGCTGTCTACGTTTGCCGCGCTTGCCAGCTACGTACTTCTGGTACAACGCTTCCCGGCACCGGGCTTCGAGGCGGAAGCCCGTGTTTAA
- a CDS encoding LysR family transcriptional regulator — protein sequence MNPVEPFNLDLRALATFLVVLDEGSVSRAAVTLGVSQSAVSHTLERLRQALGDPLFVKSGRGITPTRYAQQAGPHIRQVLDDLRALSSGPPFSPQTTDLVFTIAANDYERDLLLPGLLAILRAQAPGIRLQVIAAGIPSAELLRQETCDLIVSPHPPEASDIMQRGLMADRMVVFYDPVRREPPHTLADFLKADHISLMLGSAEQPGLDQALSARNLRRTKRVSVSNFSALASLLYGTDMLAVAPERMGQQLLSRAAWVPLPFDYKPFTLLMIWHQRYQNDAAHRWLRNQINAVAATMNGMAQ from the coding sequence ATGAACCCTGTTGAACCTTTCAATCTGGACCTGCGCGCCCTGGCTACCTTTTTGGTGGTGCTGGACGAAGGCAGCGTATCGCGAGCCGCGGTAACGCTTGGGGTTAGCCAGTCGGCCGTTAGCCACACTCTGGAGCGGTTGCGCCAGGCTTTGGGTGACCCGCTGTTCGTAAAATCCGGGCGCGGTATTACCCCTACCCGTTATGCCCAGCAGGCCGGCCCGCATATTCGCCAGGTGCTGGATGATTTGCGCGCGCTGTCTTCCGGCCCGCCGTTCAGCCCTCAAACCACAGACTTAGTGTTTACCATCGCTGCCAACGATTATGAGCGCGACCTTCTGTTGCCAGGCCTGCTGGCTATTCTGCGTGCGCAGGCACCGGGCATTCGCCTGCAAGTGATCGCTGCCGGCATTCCCAGCGCCGAGCTGTTACGTCAGGAAACCTGCGATTTGATTGTGTCGCCGCACCCACCGGAAGCCAGCGATATTATGCAACGTGGCTTGATGGCCGACCGCATGGTGGTGTTTTATGATCCGGTCCGGCGCGAGCCGCCTCATACCCTGGCAGATTTTCTCAAAGCCGACCACATCAGCCTGATGCTGGGTTCCGCCGAACAGCCGGGGCTGGACCAAGCCTTGAGCGCCCGCAATCTGCGCCGCACCAAGAGAGTGAGCGTGTCAAACTTCTCGGCCCTTGCCAGCCTTTTATACGGTACCGACATGCTGGCAGTGGCGCCGGAACGTATGGGTCAGCAGCTGTTATCGCGGGCCGCTTGGGTGCCACTGCCGTTCGATTACAAGCCCTTTACCCTGTTGATGATCTGGCATCAGCGCTATCAGAACGATGCTGCCCATCGCTGGTTGCGCAACCAGATAAACGCAGTGGCGGCCACCATGAATGGAATGGCGCAATAA
- a CDS encoding acyltransferase, producing the protein MLSFLPAPVIGVLNSLLLLLNTLAWCLLLYIPALLKLIIPHKGFGVLCTKLIIRVAEIWVACNSGWMRLTQGTRWEVTGAKELEQESWYLVLSNHQSWVDILAMQRVFHGKAPFLKFFLKQQLVWVPVIGLAWWGLDFPFMKRYSRQYLVKHPEKRGEDMKETRRACEKFRHTPVSIMNFVEGTRFTPAKRAAQKSPYTHLLPPKAGGVGFVLDAMGDSVKTLVDVTIAYPGGAPTFWQFLCGQVSEIKMEIHTVAIPDNLKGRDYMADSEYRRNVKLWLAEQWQAKDQRLTRMLGQAPASAPAASD; encoded by the coding sequence ATGCTCAGTTTTTTACCTGCGCCGGTGATTGGTGTACTGAACTCGTTGCTGTTGTTACTGAACACCCTGGCCTGGTGCCTGCTTTTGTACATTCCGGCGCTGTTGAAGCTGATTATTCCCCACAAGGGTTTTGGTGTGCTGTGCACCAAGCTGATTATTCGCGTGGCCGAAATTTGGGTAGCGTGTAACAGTGGCTGGATGAGACTCACCCAAGGCACCCGCTGGGAAGTGACCGGGGCCAAAGAGCTGGAGCAGGAAAGCTGGTATCTGGTGCTTAGTAATCACCAGAGCTGGGTGGATATTCTGGCCATGCAGCGGGTTTTTCACGGCAAGGCACCGTTTTTGAAGTTTTTTCTGAAGCAGCAGCTGGTGTGGGTACCGGTGATCGGCTTGGCGTGGTGGGGGCTGGATTTCCCGTTCATGAAGCGCTATTCGCGCCAGTATCTGGTAAAGCACCCCGAAAAACGCGGTGAAGATATGAAAGAAACCCGCCGCGCCTGCGAGAAGTTCCGTCACACGCCCGTCAGTATTATGAACTTCGTAGAAGGAACGCGCTTTACGCCGGCCAAGCGTGCCGCCCAAAAATCACCCTACACTCACCTGTTACCGCCAAAAGCTGGCGGTGTTGGCTTTGTGTTAGACGCTATGGGTGACTCCGTCAAAACACTGGTGGACGTAACGATTGCCTACCCCGGCGGTGCGCCGACCTTCTGGCAGTTCCTGTGCGGCCAGGTGTCAGAAATTAAAATGGAAATTCACACCGTGGCCATTCCCGACAACCTTAAAGGCCGCGATTACATGGCCGACTCTGAATACCGCCGCAACGTAAAGCTTTGGCTTGCCGAGCAGTGGCAAGCCAAAGACCAGCGCCTTACGCGGATGCTGGGACAGGCTCCTGCTTCGGCTCCTGCAGCGTCAGATTGA
- a CDS encoding VacB/RNase II family 3'-5' exoribonuclease, giving the protein MLNADALSQLRQLKSDIEEHKVVFSGTVKATNGRFGFVALDDGRDVFLPPEEMQKVLPGDRINIIEQDVDKGKTQGVVEELLNSSLDTFVGRYQVKGKGHFVVPETAGINRWIFIPPKERNGAQPGDYIYCRLHRHPIKDGKGQAQVLRIIGQAGDAGIERALTMAGFDLSDAWPEAVQQHAQALSEDAIAAHSAGREDRCSQPYVTIDSPGTQDMDDALLAVPNATGWALSIAIADPTALIEPGSATEREAMRRATAIYFPGEPLPMLPDAASTRLCSLQPDATRLALVCDLQVNNDGSLGDYSFHQASIRSHGKLSYELVANLIDGREDDDIKALSPAVSNSLDQLHQAATALRRWRVEHALISGDRTEFRLRLDENRRIRSIEPTVQNEAHRLVEECMVAANRCAADFLSQHNKGLFICHSGLRADRHDNIRKLLEQHMPQLAELDVAQAESFKTLMKTADSLNVDVPVKSIVARQLARAELAFSPAPHQGMGLAAYTTFTSPLRRFTDFYVHRVIKSLIWQAPLEELDNNALSTLQATLIQARQAANSVENWLKSDFAKTLGDDDMGGVISRTIPAGFFVRLNCNGLEGFVSCRDLDGKYSFDPITLRLIHNKNGRIFQIDQAVTVRMSGVDDERRQINLTLQEPKQEPVPASA; this is encoded by the coding sequence ATGCTTAATGCCGACGCTCTCAGCCAGTTGCGCCAGCTGAAATCCGATATCGAAGAACACAAAGTGGTTTTTTCCGGCACCGTAAAAGCAACCAATGGCCGCTTTGGCTTTGTTGCCCTGGACGATGGCAGAGATGTGTTTCTTCCGCCCGAGGAAATGCAAAAAGTGCTTCCCGGCGACCGTATCAACATCATCGAACAGGATGTTGATAAAGGCAAAACCCAAGGCGTGGTAGAAGAGCTGTTAAACAGCTCGCTGGATACCTTCGTAGGCCGCTATCAGGTCAAAGGCAAAGGCCATTTTGTGGTGCCAGAAACAGCGGGCATTAACCGCTGGATTTTTATACCGCCAAAAGAGCGTAACGGCGCCCAGCCCGGTGATTACATATATTGCCGCCTGCACCGCCACCCGATCAAAGACGGCAAAGGCCAGGCACAAGTATTGCGGATAATAGGCCAGGCCGGTGATGCCGGAATTGAACGGGCGCTGACCATGGCCGGTTTTGATTTGTCTGACGCATGGCCAGAGGCAGTGCAGCAACACGCCCAAGCACTCAGTGAAGACGCGATAGCCGCACACAGCGCAGGGCGGGAAGACCGCTGCTCGCAGCCCTATGTCACCATCGACAGCCCGGGCACTCAAGACATGGACGACGCCCTGCTGGCGGTGCCAAATGCCACCGGCTGGGCGCTGTCGATTGCGATTGCCGATCCCACCGCACTGATTGAGCCAGGCAGCGCCACCGAACGCGAAGCCATGCGCCGTGCTACCGCCATTTACTTCCCGGGCGAGCCGCTGCCGATGCTGCCTGACGCCGCCAGCACCCGCTTATGTTCGTTGCAGCCCGACGCTACGCGCCTGGCTTTGGTGTGCGATCTGCAGGTTAACAACGATGGCAGTCTGGGCGATTACAGTTTTCACCAGGCCAGCATCCGCTCCCACGGCAAGCTCAGTTATGAACTGGTTGCCAACTTGATTGACGGCCGCGAAGACGACGACATTAAAGCTCTGTCGCCAGCCGTGTCTAACAGCCTGGACCAGCTGCACCAGGCCGCTACCGCGCTGCGTCGCTGGCGCGTCGAACACGCTCTAATTAGTGGTGACCGCACGGAATTCCGCCTGCGGCTGGACGAAAACCGCCGCATTCGCAGCATTGAACCCACGGTTCAGAATGAAGCCCACCGCCTGGTAGAAGAGTGCATGGTAGCGGCCAATCGCTGCGCCGCCGACTTTCTGTCGCAGCACAACAAAGGTCTGTTTATTTGTCACAGTGGCCTGCGCGCCGACCGTCATGACAACATCCGCAAGCTGCTGGAACAGCACATGCCACAGCTTGCCGAGCTGGACGTTGCCCAGGCAGAGAGTTTCAAAACACTGATGAAAACCGCCGACAGCCTGAACGTGGACGTCCCGGTAAAATCCATTGTCGCGCGCCAACTGGCTCGCGCCGAGCTGGCCTTCAGCCCCGCGCCACACCAGGGTATGGGGCTTGCTGCCTACACCACGTTCACCTCACCGCTACGCAGGTTCACCGACTTTTACGTGCACCGGGTGATCAAATCGCTGATCTGGCAGGCGCCGTTGGAAGAGTTGGATAACAACGCCCTTAGCACGCTTCAGGCGACTCTGATACAAGCTCGCCAAGCCGCCAACAGCGTAGAGAACTGGTTAAAAAGCGACTTTGCAAAAACCTTGGGCGATGATGACATGGGCGGCGTTATCAGCCGCACCATTCCCGCCGGCTTTTTTGTGCGCTTAAATTGCAACGGCCTGGAAGGGTTTGTCAGCTGCCGTGACTTGGATGGCAAATACAGTTTTGACCCGATCACCCTGCGCCTGATTCACAACAAAAATGGCCGTATCTTCCAAATCGACCAGGCCGTTACGGTGCGCATGTCCGGAGTGGATGACGAACGCCGTCAGATCAATCTGACGCTGCAGGAGCCGAAGCAGGAGCCTGTCCCAGCATCCGCGTAA
- a CDS encoding DUF411 domain-containing protein, translating into MKQRTLAILLGASLSFGSALVSAETERNIHVYKSPTCGCCTDWVKHLEENGFEVEVSEVDNVTPVKIEAGLTPALASCHTAFINDYVIEGHVPADDIKRLLSQAPQARGLSVPGMPAGSPGMEMGDRKDTYQVLLFNANGQTQVFAEHN; encoded by the coding sequence ATGAAACAACGCACATTGGCCATTCTTCTTGGCGCCAGCCTCAGCTTTGGCTCGGCTCTGGTCAGCGCTGAAACTGAGCGCAACATTCACGTTTACAAGTCGCCCACCTGTGGCTGTTGCACCGACTGGGTAAAGCATCTAGAGGAAAACGGCTTTGAGGTAGAAGTCAGCGAAGTCGACAATGTCACGCCAGTGAAAATCGAAGCCGGCCTGACACCGGCTTTGGCCAGTTGCCACACCGCATTTATCAACGATTACGTGATTGAAGGCCACGTGCCTGCGGACGACATCAAACGCCTGTTAAGCCAAGCGCCACAAGCCCGTGGTTTGAGTGTGCCCGGCATGCCTGCAGGCTCACCGGGAATGGAAATGGGCGATCGCAAAGATACCTATCAAGTGCTGTTATTCAACGCCAATGGCCAGACCCAGGTATTCGCCGAACACAACTGA